GCGTCCGAGGACGCACACCGGGTCACGGCGCGTCGAGCGATCCGAGGATCGCCCTCCGGCTTCGGCAGACTCCGCGCCAGCCCTCCGCGTCCGGCGCCGTCCGAAGACGGCGTCGCGGCGCGATGGGCGGTCTCGACGGTCCTTTTAGACTTGTCTCGACCTGCTCGCTGGACGGTCACCCGCTGTCTGACATCTCTTCGTCACGACTCGGCGAGCGATGCCCGGGTCCCACCCGATGCCCCGCTCTCCCCACACGGACCGGCTCACGAGCCGGTCGCCCAAAGGCCGAAGCCATTCGGTCGCCCGAAGGCCAGAGCCTCCGGCCCACCGCGTCCTCTCGAACGCGATGGAGGGGGATGGTGGCCACACGCGAACGCACGCCACCACCTCGTCGTCGAGGATCACCGTCATCGTTCCCCCGCCGCGCGAGCGGCCGGGAGGGCGAGAGGGGGTGACCCCGATGTCTTTCGTCGTACCGATCTCCGAGCCCGCTTCAGGCTCGCAGCGCGCGCCCCTCCTCTCGGAGAGACCCGCTCGGATCCGTGTTCACTCCCCGAACGCATGTCTGCGTCCGAGCCGATCGTTCTCTCACGCGCGCCCCCCGACGGCGGCTCGGTTGCCCGAGACCTTCAGGGGTGCTTGCTCCTCTCTCGAGGACGCGTGCGATCGTCGCCGAGCTCGCTCCCCCAGCGTTTCACCTGGGGACGCGACTCGATGAGCTAGGTCGCCTCGCGGACGAAGAGCCAGGCTCTCCGCCAGCGGCCCGAGAGATTCGGGCGATTCGAGGGCACGTGGGTGTGCCTCGAGGGCGACCGCGGTCCTTTCGACCGACGTCTGCAACTCACGATTCATCATTGTCAAAGATGGGTACCCCGACTTCGTCTGTCTCGGCGCACGCCGCGTCGCGTTCCCACACGACACGAGCCGTTCCGGATGCACGTCGGAACGACGCTTTGGCGAGCCGGCGAGCCTTCCCGAGGCGTTGTCTTCCTCGAGCGCTCCCTCCGACGTACCGCTGACGCCCCTTTGCCACGCGGGCTTTCCAGTGGATCCTCCGCGAACGGTTGGTCCACCAGCTCGGCCCACCGATCCCCTCTCGAGGATCACGGGTCGAACCCGTTGGCCTGGGTCTCCCTCCACCGAGCCGCATGCTCGGTCCCGGCTTCGATGAGACCCGAAGCGCCTTCTCACCCTCCGTCGCTCTTCGGCCTGGTCCGATCGTCTCGGACCTCGCCTGTTCAGCTGGCCTAGTTGGCTGGCGCCAACGGGCGGCGAAAGGTGTCTGCCGTGTCAACCGACCCTCGGGGCACTGATGCGTGCCTTCAGTCTCCTCCCGACCCTCGGCTGCGCGTGGTGACGCGCGGTGAGGACGAGCGCCCCGGTGAAGGGACAGCCCTGCCGACCCGCCCTCCGGAGAGGATGAGTCTGCTCGTTCGGACGACGCCCTCTCGGGACCCTCTCGGACCTCGAGAAACCTCCGCCCTCTCCCAGAGGACGTCGGCGACGACCCGACCTCGCGATCGGACCGCCCGCGTCGGTGGGACGAGTTGCTCGAGGTGGCCCGAAGACCTGCCCCCGCCAACCTGCGCCCCGACACCCTCGTCACCCGTCCGTGAGCACGCGGAGCTGGGTAGCCCTGCGCCCCTGCGGGCGGATCGAGACCCTCCACCGTCCACGAGGGACGGCTTCCGGCCGGGTGCCTTCCCCCCCCGACATGTGTTCCGCCGGAGCTTCCCACACACCGTTCACGCCCCACCCCGCTCCGAGCACCCCGTCACCGGACATGCCCATCTGCGATGGCTTCGCGCGTTCGAAACGCCTTTGTGACGCGGTGACTCGAGGACCCGTGAAGGGGCTCCCCTCGAGACCGCGCTCGACCCCCGGCTCAATGACCCTCGCAGGCCCTCTCCCCCGGAGCCGCAGCGCCTCGGAGGCTTCTGCGACCTGAAGGCCCGAACTCGTGTTCCGCGACCTTCATTCCGGAGAGTACCCGACGAGTCTCCATACGCAACAAGAAAACGCTCATCAAACGAATCTTTTTTCATCCACAGGCCATCCACAGAAGAACCACACCCCTCCCCACAGGGTTTTTCAGCATGTTTCCACAAGTTCTCCACAGCCCAAAGAAGGGGACACTCCATATGGTGACGGACAGCGGATCGTCAACATTGACGACTGAATGACGCATTGACTGCGGCACGATTCACTGTTTGAAGCACGTCTGTGCGCGGCACGCGTCGACGGCGCAGATCACCGGCAACACGGCGCTTTTCAGGAGCGCACAGATCCCGAGGGTCTCCAGGCTGGAGACCCCGTTTGGGCGTCCTGAGGCGTCACTTCTTCGTCACACGGCGCAGGATCAACGCGAGCAGCGCGAGCCAGGCCGGCGAGCCCGCGCCGCGGCCGGCCGAACGGCACCCGCATCCGCTCCCCGCCTGCGGCGAGCACTCCGCGGGCAGCCCCGCGTCGCGCGGCGCGCCGGTCCCGCCGTCACCGAACGGCACGCTCGCGTCCCGGCCGAGGTCGTACGCCACGTCGGCCGCCCACGCCGGGCACACGACCCCCGAGGTGCTGCAGCGCGGACACGAGACGAGCTCGGCGATCTCGGACAGGGAGAGCAGCGGCGCCTGGGTAGGCGCCACACGCACGATTCCATGGCCCGCGCGCGCCTGGTCGGTGCACGCCCATACCTCTCCGCCGATCTCCGCGAGGCACGTGACGGGGAGGGTCGGATCGACCTCCACGAACGCGCGTCCGTCCGGGGCGCGGTGAAGCCCCCCGAGGCGGCTCCCCACCCAGACGCCGTCTCCGGTCGCGAGCACGCCGCCGACCTGCGGCACCGCGATCGGGCTCGTCCAGGTGCTCCCGCCATCGTCCGAGCGGAGCACGCGCTCGGGCGCCTCCTCCCCGGAGAAGTGCAGCATCGTCGCCCACAGGAGCTCCGGATCCGTCCGGTCGATCGCCTCGAGTCGGAGCAGGCGCTCTCCGGGCTCGAAGGGGACGACCACGCGCTCGAACGATCGTCCACCGTCGTCGCTGCGGAGGAGGAAGGTCTGCCGCTCCACGCCCTCGCGCGCCGGGATGGAGCCGCTGGCGTAGACCCTCGAGGGGCGGGAGGGCGCGACCCTCACCCGGTCCACCAGCACCTCGCCGAACCCGCCGACGGGCGCCCACTCGAGCCCGCCGTCCTCGGAGCGCCAGAGCTGGTCCTCCATCGACACGTCGCTCACGACGAGGAGGAAGGTCTCCGCCCCCACGCGGCGCACGTCGATCGCGAACACGTCGCGGAGGTCGTCGCTGGGCCTCTCCCAGGTGCAGCCGCCGTCGGGGCTGCGCCAGAGGCCCTCGAACGTGCCAGCCAGGATCGCGCCGTCGGGTCCGGCCACGATGACCGGGTCCTCCATGCGTGGGTCGACGCCCAGCGCGGCCGCGCAGAGCCAGCGCCACTCGCCGCC
This region of Sandaracinaceae bacterium genomic DNA includes:
- a CDS encoding MYXO-CTERM sorting domain-containing protein; the protein is MRVASAVLFLVLTLRPGAALAHGRPPALHSLDAHPSTPDVLIAQATWGLAVRGGGEWRWLCAAALGVDPRMEDPVIVAGPDGAILAGTFEGLWRSPDGGCTWERPSDDLRDVFAIDVRRVGAETFLLVVSDVSMEDQLWRSEDGGLEWAPVGGFGEVLVDRVRVAPSRPSRVYASGSIPAREGVERQTFLLRSDDGGRSFERVVVPFEPGERLLRLEAIDRTDPELLWATMLHFSGEEAPERVLRSDDGGSTWTSPIAVPQVGGVLATGDGVWVGSRLGGLHRAPDGRAFVEVDPTLPVTCLAEIGGEVWACTDQARAGHGIVRVAPTQAPLLSLSEIAELVSCPRCSTSGVVCPAWAADVAYDLGRDASVPFGDGGTGAPRDAGLPAECSPQAGSGCGCRSAGRGAGSPAWLALLALILRRVTKK